The Grus americana isolate bGruAme1 chromosome 29, bGruAme1.mat, whole genome shotgun sequence genome contains the following window.
CCCATGGGTGACACCCagccatgccccccccccccatccccatgggtgacacccagctgtgccccccccgtcccctcctgccccctgcccccatGGGTGACACCCAGCtgtgccccccatcccctcctgccccccgtCGCCATGTCCCCCCCGCCATGCTCCCCGTCCCCTGTAGCCCCTCGCATCCCCAGGGTGCCCTGGCCATGGCACCCTGCCCTCGGGGATCTGTCCCCTGGCTGGGACCCCCGGcatccccccagccccgggtgGCAGCgtgtgccccccacccccaccccgcagGGCCTGACCAACGCACGAGCGGCCGAGATCCTGGTGCAGGATGGTCCCAACGCCCTGACGCCCCCCCCAACCACCCCCGAGTGGGTGAAGTTCTGCCGCCAGCTCTTCGGGGGCTTCTCCATCCTGCTCTGGATCGGCGCCATCCTCTGCTTCCTGGCCTACGGCATCCAGGCTGCCATGGAGGACGAGCCCTCCAACGACAACGTGAgggcacctgggggggggcacgggcaTCGGGGGGGGGCATGGGCATCACTGGGCATGGGCATCATGGGGACATGGGCATCGGGGGTGCACGGACGTCGTGGGGTGCATGAGCACGGCGGGGGCACAGGCATCACCAGGTGGGTGTCACGGGTGGAGAGGGGCACAGGCGTCACGGGGACGTGGGTGTCGTGGAGTTCATGAGCACCCCGGGGTGCACGGACATTGTGGGGTGCGTGGGTATGGCAGGGAGCACAGACATCGTAGGGGCATGGGCGGCCTGGGGGGGCACAGGCACcgtgggggctggggggcagcttGCTGGGTGCCCCATCTGTGGGGAGCGTGGCCATGGGCACgttgttcccccccccagccccgtgccagcTCTTGAGGGGGTCTGGGTTTGGGCATCAAATGGGCCAGGCTGGGGCGGGggtcccctctgcagcccccccgtGCTGGGGACACCTGGGGGGTCCCACCCTGCACCtcggggtgctgggtgctgaggCGCCGCCTGGGTCCCAGCTGTACCTGGGGGTGGTGCTGGCTGCCGTCGTCATCGTCACCGGCTGCTTCTCCTACTACCAAGAGGCCAAAAGCTCCAAGATCATGGACTCCTTCAAGAACATGGTGCCCCAGGTAGGTGCCTGGGTGGGCACCCGGGTGGTCCCAGGGGGtcccgggcggggggggggtgtgtgcctGGGCGTCCCTCAGGGTGCTCTGCGTCCCGGCAGCAAGCACTGGTGATCCGCGAGGGCGAGAAGATCCAGATCAACGCTGAGAACGTGGTGGTGGGCGACCtggtggaggtgaaggggggGGACCGGGTGCCCGCCGACATGCGCATCATCTCCTCCCACGGCTGCAAGGTGAGCGGGCACCGGTGGGCCGGCACAGGGTGGGCACCAGGACTAGCATGGGGACAGCGGGGCTGGCCCAGGTGGGCTCCCATGGCCCAGGGGTCCGTCCGGCTGAGCCCGGCAGTGCCCGGTGCCCCAGCGCCCACCGGTGCCGTCGGTGCCAGGTGGACAACTCGTCGCTGACCGGGGAGTCGGAGCCGCAGACCCGCTCGCCCGAGTTCACCCACGAGAACCCGCTGGAGACCCGCAACATCTGCTTCTTCTCCACCAACTGTGTGGAAGGTGGGTcccgggggtccctgcccacgggggccgggggggggggggtgtgtcccCATGGCTGCGTCACCCTTCCTCGTCCCGCCAGGCACCGCCCGCGGCATCGTCATCTCCACGGGGGACCGGACGGTGATGGGGCGCATCGCCTCGCTGGCCtcggggctggaggtggggCGCACGCCCATTGCCATGGAGATCGAGCACTTCATCCGCCTCATCACCGGCGTCGCCGTCTTCCTCGGCCTCTCCTTCTTCATCCTCTCCCTCATCCTGGGCtacacctggctggaggccgtCATCTTCCTCATCGGCATCATCGTGGCTAACGTCCCCGAGGGGCTGCTGGCCACCGTCACCGTACGTGGCgctgggggagcagaggggtgggatggtgcggggcggggggcactgGTTCTACTGGGAGGGAGGTGGTGGGCACTGGTTCTGCTGGGCTAGCCCTGGTGCACCCAGCAATGCCCAGTGCCTGGTGCTTGCtgacacccatgggtgcccacTGAGccccgtgtgccccccccccaggtgtgCCTGACGCTGACGGCCAAGCGGATGGCGCGGAAGAACTGCCTGGTGAAGAACCTGGAGGCGGTGGAGACGCTGGGCTCCACCTCCACCATCTGCTCCGACAAGACGGGGACCCTCACCCAGAACCGCATGACCGTCGCCCACATGTGGTTCGACAACCAGATCCACGAGGCCGACACCACCGAGGACCAGTCGGGTGGGTGGCTGGCACCCTTCCCCCCCCGGCACCCTGTCCCCCCCGCACCCTGACCCCAGGAGCACCCCTTTTCTCGCCCCTGCACAAAGATGTCAccgccctgcccccccccccgcccctcggCACCCCCTTGCCTTCATCACCCATCCCCAGGGCACCCCCGGGAGCGAGGGAGGTGTCCccagaggaggtggggggggcacGGTGTGGCTGAGGGGCTGGGTGTCCCCCAGGTGCCACCTTCGACAAGCGCTCGCCCACCTGGGCGGCACTGGCACGCATCGCCGGGCTCTGCAACCGCGCCGTCTTCAAGCCGGGCCAGGAAAACATCTCCATTTCCAAGGTGGGTGGGTGCtgaccacccccccccactaccCGAACCTCCCAAATCCTCCTGAGAGCTGGGACGGTGCCGgccccggtgccccctgtgccGCCGGCATCACCGTCAGCATCCCCACGCCAGCGGGACACGGCGGGCGACGCCTCGGAGTCGGCGCTGCTGAAGTGCATCCAGCTCTCCTGCGGCTCCGTCAAAAAGATGCGGGACAAGAACCCCAAAGTCACCGAGATCCCCTTCAACTCCACCAACAAATACCAGGTGTGCCGGgccggcggtggcggcggcgacCCCGGGGCGGTTGGTGGGCGCAGCGCGGTGACGGCGTGCCCGCTGCTGTGCCCGCAGCTCTCCATCCACGAGCGGGAGGAAGACCCCCAGGGGTACCTGCTGGTGATGAAGGGGGCCCCCGAGCGCATCCTGGACCGCTGCTCCCGCATCCTGCTGCAGGGCCAGGAGGTGCCGCTGGACCAGGAGATGCGGGAAGCCTTCCAGAACGCCTacctggagctgggggggctgggcGAGCGCGTGCTGGGTGAGGacgggggggcgtgggggggggtggggggggtacAGGGGATGGGGCGGGGACGGGTGCGTGGGGGCACGAGTGCATGGGGGGCATGGGGAGTCGGGACGTGGGGGCACGGGGTGGGGTGGTGGAGGCgtgggggacatggggtggggtgacgggggtgggggggcatgGGGCAGGGTGTGGAGGCAAAGggacgtggggctggggggtgcggAGGACGTAGGAATGTGGGGGACGTGGCAGGGGATGGACAGACGGACGTGGGGACACGGCGTGGGGAGGACGGGCTTGGGGAcagaggggacgggggggacacacggggggAACGCGGTGTGTGGAGGATGCAGGGGGTAGGAccgcggggacacggggggcacCGGGGACGGGCACAAGCACTGGGCACCGGGGGGGCCGTGACAGGGACCAGGGGTACCGGGCGAAGGAAGGGGGTGCCCGTGGGTGCCCGCACCCCGTCACCCGCCGGCACCCGCCAGGTTTCTGCCACCTCTACCTGCCCCCGGACAAGTTCCCCCGCGGGTTCAGGTTCGACGCTGACGACGTCAACTTCCCCACCGACAACCTCTGCTTCGTGGGGCTGATGTCCATGATCGaccccccccgcgccgccgtCCCCGACGCCGTCGGCAAGTGCCGCAGCGCCGGCATCAAGGTGGGACCCCCTCTGCGgaccccctgaccccccccgggtccccccatccctccgctccctgacccccccccagggtcccccctccatccctgcaccccacagcccccccacccTGAGCAGGGGGTCAcccctctgtgccccccccccccaggtgatCATGGTGACCGGGGACCACCCCATCACGGCCAAGGCCATCGCCAAGGGGGTGGGCATCATCTCGGAGGGCAACGAGACGGTGGAGGACATCGCCGCCCGCCTCAACATCCCCGTCAGCCAGGTCAACCCCCGGTAGGCGCCggtgccgggggcgggggggggtccggggggtcCGGCAGCCCCCGCTGAGGCTGCGTGTGGCAGGGAGGCGAAGGCCTGCGTGGTGCACGGCTCCGACCTGAAGGACATGACCTCGGAGCAGCTGGACGAGATCCTCAAGAACCACACCGAGATCGTCTTCGCCCGCACGTCCCCCCAGCAGAAGCTCATCATCGTGGAGGGCTGCCAGCGCCaggtgtccctgtccccggGTCCCCTGCTGCCCCTGTCCCGCGCCTCGccacgtccccgtccccatccgCACACTGCCCTTGTCCCCGTGCCCCGTGGTGTCCCCGTGCCCCGTGGTGTCCCCATTTCCATGTCCCATGGTGTCCCCGTGCCCCTTGATGTCCCCATTCCCATGCACCGTAGTGCCACCATCCCCGTGCCCCGTGGTGCCCCCATGCCCCGTGGTGTCCCTGTGCCCCGTGGTGTCCCCATTTCCACGTCCCATGGTGTCCCCGTGCCCCttgatgtccccatccccatgcacTGTAGTGCCACCATCCCCATGCACCGTAGTGCCACCATCCCCGTGCCCCGTGGTGTCCCTGTGTCCCATGTGCCCCCATCCCCGTGCCCCGtggtgtccccgtccccatgccccatccccgtccccgcGATGCCTGACCCCTGCGTCCCCAGGGCGCCATCGTGGCGGTGACGGGGGACGGGGTGAACGACTCCCCGGCGCTGAAGAAAGCCGACATCGGCATCGCCATGGGCATCGCCGGCTCCGACGTCTCCAAGCAGGCGGCCGACATGATCCTCCTCGACGACAACTTCGCCTCCATCGTCACCGGCGTGGAGGAAGGTCGGTGCCGGCCCCTCCATCACCCTCCTCATCCCCCATGGGCACCCACTGCCCTTTGTCACCCGCCACCCCCCGACCCCGCAGGCCGCCTGATCTTTGACAACCTGAAGAAGTCCATCGCCTACACCCTGACCAGCAACATCCCCGAGATCAcgcccttcctcctcttcatcatcgCCAACATCCCGCTGCCCCTGGGCACTGTCACCATCCTCTGCATCGACCTGGGCACAGACATGGTGAGGATGGGGAGGgacgggggggggacggggggtgACAAGGGGTGAcggtgtcgtgtcccccccccccccaggtccccgCCATCTCGCTGGCGTACGAGGCGGCCGAGAGTGACATCATGAAGCGCCAGCCCAGGAACCCCCGGACCGACAAGCTGGTGAACGAGCGGCTCATCAGCATGGCCTACGGGCAGATCGGTGAGGGGCAGGGGAcggcccccccccggggacaATGGGGGCCCCCAGCACCGGTGGCACCCCAGGACCCGCTGGTGGTACCAAGTGAGGCCCCCCCAGCTGGTCTCCGGagccccagggccccccccgtGACCGTGGAGCACCCACCTGTGACCCCGGGCTGTGCCGTGATGAGCTGTGCCCTGACCCTACGTGCTCCAGGggggacggggtgggggggacacccgGGGACGTCCAGGTGCCACCAAGGTCCCCCCCCACATCCCTCATGCCACAGGCATCCCCCGTGTGAAGGAACTGGTGGCCCCTGGGGTGACGATCCCTGATCCCGGGGTGCCCACTGTGATCCCGGGGTGCCCATCCTGATCCAGGGGTGCCCATCCCGGGGTGCCCACCCTGATCCGGGGTGCCCACCGTGGTCCCGGGGTGCCCATCCTGAGGTGCCCATCCCTGATCCCGGGGTGCCCATCCTGAGGTGCCCACCCTGATCCTGAGGTGCCCACCCTGATGCGGGGTGCCCACCCTGATGCGGGGTGCCCACCCTGATCCCGGGGTGCCCATCCTGATCCCGGGGTGCCCACCCTGATCCCGGGGTGCCCATCCCGGGGTGCCCATCCTGATCCCGGGGTGCCCACCCTGATCCCGCGGTGcccaccctggggtgcccaCCCTGATCCCGGGGTGCCCATCCCGGGGTGCCCACCCTGATCCCGCGGTGcccaccctggggtgcccaCCCTGATCCCGGGGTGCCCATCCCGGGGTGCCCACCCTGATCCAGGGGTGCCCACCCTGATCCCGCGGtgcccaccccagggtgcccacCCTGATCCCGGGGTGCCCACCCTGATCCCGGGGTGCCCATCCCGGGGTGCCCACCCTGATCCCGGGGTGCCGTCCCCGCAGGGATGATCCAGGCGCTGGGCGGTTTCTTCACCTACTTCGTGATCCTGGCGGAGAACGGGTTCCTGCCCGGCACGCTGGTGGGCATCCGCCTGGCCTGGGACGACCGCTCCACCAACGACCTGGAGGACTCCTACGGGCAGGAGTGGGTCAGTGGGCCCTCGCACGCCCCTCGCACACCCCTCGCACACCTGCTTCTGCGCCTGCCTTGGCATGGCTCTGCTCTGCGTGTGTGCTTACACACGTGTGCTCTCGCCTGCCCACGGTTGTGCATGTGCAAACCCGCCCCTCAGCTTGTGCAAAGGCCTTGCACGagtgtgcacacgtgtgtgttGGTGTGTTTGCATGTGCCCTCgcagccccatccctgtgcATGTTCCCACATGCCCATTTGTGCACCTGCCTTTGCACGGCTGTGCTCATGTGTGCACACTCACATGCTTAGGCACGCGTGCCCTCGCATCTCTGCGCTTGTGTGAAGTCCTTGCatgtgtgcgcacacacacgaGTATGTTTGCACGCGCCATCCCACACTCATCCTGCACATCCCCTTGCACACTTACGCACCTGCCCCTGCACCGCAGTGCCCGTGCCTGCCTTCCTGTGTGCGAGCGTgcaaactggggggggggggggcacatgAGTGTGCAAAGGCTGGGCACGCGGGCGTGCACTGAGACtgtgccccccgcccccagaCCTACGAGCAGCGGAAGGTGGTGGAGTTCACGTGCCACACCGCCTTCTTCGCCAGCATCGTGGTGGTGCAATGGGCCGACCTCATCATCTGCAAGACCCGACGCAACTCCGTCTTCCAGCAGGGCATGAAGTGGGtgcccccaccccgccccccccagcacccccccgcagcacccatgggtgcctcCCACCCACACCGCTCTCCCGCAGGAACAAGATCCTGATCTTcgggctgctggaggagacgGCGCTGGCGGCGTTCCTCTCCTATTGCCCCGGAATGGGGGTGGCCCTGCGCATGTACCCCCTCAAGtgagtcgggggggggggggcaccccggccctgcccccccccccacccatgggtgcctcCCCATTaacgctgccccccccccagggtcaCCTGGTGGTTCTGCGCCTTCCCCTACAGCCTCCTCATCTTCGCCTACGATGAGGTTCGCAAGCTCATCCTGCGCCGCTACCCCGGCGGTGAGTGACACCCCCCTGGCgtgacccccccaaacccccccggcgtggccccccccaaacccccctgtCTCACTCCCCTGTCCCCTAAAGCAGAtgctgccccccagcccaccctcaGGGCTGGAACCTGCACCCAAAGGACTGGGGGGCACcgcgggggcaggggggggggggaggttagGGGATACCTGGGTGGGTGGGGGCACCCgcgggggttggggggggaccCAAAGAAGTGGGGGGGACCACCCAGGAGGCATGGGGAGCACCTAAAGGGcttggggggggacacagggaagTGGGGAGCCCCCATGGGAGAAGGGGATACCCAGGagaggtggggggcacccaaggggtggggggggcacccagggggtGGGGAACACCCCCAGctcgccccccccccgtgaCACCCACCCCCTtgcaggctgggtggagaaggAGACCTACTACTAGGTGCCCGTGTGGCCCCCCCggtccccccccggcccccccctcaccccaacCCTGCACCCCCATACTAACCCCGGGGGCTGGCGCTGCcgggcacggcggggggggccgggcacCCCCCGGCCCGGGGGGACCCAGgagtgcggggggggggggcacccttTGCTCCCCCCATGGGGCatccagacccccccccccttcagagCAATAAACCAGTTTAACCCCTTCGTGCCCTCgtctgtgctggggggggggggggcagagggaccaAGAGGGCGCAGGATGGGGGGGCGCAGGGAAGGATggaccctgcctgccctcccccacctccctgacccccccccatGTTCTCTGTGTCCCCCAATACCCCGTGTTCCTCCCTTGTTACCTGATGCCCCCCCATGGCCCCTTAGCttccccccacgtcccccgtGTCCTCATGTCCCCCCCATGACCTCCCTGTCCCTatgtccccccccccgtccccaatGCCCCCGTGTTGTCCCCGCCatgcccccccatgtccccgtgtgCCCTCCATGACCTCCATGCCCCGATGTGGCCCCAAGTCCCCCATACCCCCCAATATcacccatgtccccccatgcccccccatgtcccccatgcTCCCCCAtgcccccatgtcccccccatgtccccccatgcccccccatgcccccatgtccccgtgaccccccccatgacccccccatgtccctgtgaCCCCCTATgtccccccatacccccccatgctccccatgtccccccatgcccccatgccccccccatgtccccccatgcccccccatgcccccatgtccccgtgacccccccatgacccccccatgtccctgtgaCCCCCTATgtccccccatacccccccatgccccccccatgtccccgtgacccccccatgaccccccatgtccccgtgaccccccatgtccctgtgaCCCCCTATgtccccccatacccccccatgccccccgcatgtccccgtgcccccccacgccccccagGGACCAGCGCCCCCTGGTGGTTGCCCCCGCAGAACCACCCCTGCGCCCCCCCCATCATTTCTCCGCCCCGCggtggggcagctgtggggcagccaTAACCTGCTACacccccccaaattcccccccccagcaccctggggaccccccgcccccagcacaGGGTGACACCAGGGACACGGTGAGTGCGAGtcccacgggggggggggggccctgagtcagcagcacggggggggggggcgcagggtCCGGCCCCACTCGGGTTTCGCTGATGGGTTTTGGTGTCACCCGGGGTTAAAAATAAGGAGTCAGGGTCACCCGaaaccggggcggggggcagagggggctgggagggggacGCTGCACCCACTGGCACCTGTGGGAGGGTCCTGGGTACCCCATAACCCCGGCATGGGGGTCCTGGGCACCCCAATTCCCTGCACACAGGGGTGCTGGGCACCCACGGACCTGTGCATGGGGGGGTCCTGGGCACCCCACCCCCCTGTGTACGGGGGTCCTGGCCCCCATGGCTTGTGGGCAGAAgcccccccatccctgggggtgGCCATGGGGGGgtctgccccccccagcccgtggGGCTCCCCTTCTCAGTGGTCAGCAGAGCGGGCGGTCACCCGATCCGAGGGGGACGGGGGTGACAAAATACGGCGTCCCCCTCCCTGATGGGGCCGGGCAGCTGGCGGccgcggggctggcggggggggggtccccatcgGCCCCAACCCAGGGCTGGGACCCCTCGGGCCTGAGGTGGGGGGTGCCCAGtgccgggggtgtgtgtgtgtggggggggtacCCAGCCCCCCCATCCTGGTCCCGTTAGGGCCAGCCCTggggtgtccccgtccccaaCCAGGACTCCGGGGAATGGGGGACCCCGATGCTGGGGTGGGGAGCGGCCAcccgggg
Protein-coding sequences here:
- the LOC129197651 gene encoding sodium/potassium-transporting ATPase subunit alpha-2 isoform X1, which translates into the protein MMPVATVTPMLAVTSMPMAGREYSPAATTSENGGGKRKQKEKELDELKKEVNLDDHKLSLDELGRKYQVDLSRGLTNARAAEILVQDGPNALTPPPTTPEWVKFCRQLFGGFSILLWIGAILCFLAYGIQAAMEDEPSNDNLYLGVVLAAVVIVTGCFSYYQEAKSSKIMDSFKNMVPQQALVIREGEKIQINAENVVVGDLVEVKGGDRVPADMRIISSHGCKVDNSSLTGESEPQTRSPEFTHENPLETRNICFFSTNCVEGTARGIVISTGDRTVMGRIASLASGLEVGRTPIAMEIEHFIRLITGVAVFLGLSFFILSLILGYTWLEAVIFLIGIIVANVPEGLLATVTVCLTLTAKRMARKNCLVKNLEAVETLGSTSTICSDKTGTLTQNRMTVAHMWFDNQIHEADTTEDQSGATFDKRSPTWAALARIAGLCNRAVFKPGQENISISKRDTAGDASESALLKCIQLSCGSVKKMRDKNPKVTEIPFNSTNKYQLSIHEREEDPQGYLLVMKGAPERILDRCSRILLQGQEVPLDQEMREAFQNAYLELGGLGERVLGFCHLYLPPDKFPRGFRFDADDVNFPTDNLCFVGLMSMIDPPRAAVPDAVGKCRSAGIKVIMVTGDHPITAKAIAKGVGIISEGNETVEDIAARLNIPVSQVNPREAKACVVHGSDLKDMTSEQLDEILKNHTEIVFARTSPQQKLIIVEGCQRQGAIVAVTGDGVNDSPALKKADIGIAMGIAGSDVSKQAADMILLDDNFASIVTGVEEGRLIFDNLKKSIAYTLTSNIPEITPFLLFIIANIPLPLGTVTILCIDLGTDMVPAISLAYEAAESDIMKRQPRNPRTDKLVNERLISMAYGQIGMIQALGGFFTYFVILAENGFLPGTLVGIRLAWDDRSTNDLEDSYGQEWTYEQRKVVEFTCHTAFFASIVVVQWADLIICKTRRNSVFQQGMKNKILIFGLLEETALAAFLSYCPGMGVALRMYPLKVTWWFCAFPYSLLIFAYDEVRKLILRRYPGGWVEKETYY
- the LOC129197651 gene encoding sodium/potassium-transporting ATPase subunit alpha-2 isoform X2, with amino-acid sequence MGRGAGREYSPAATTSENGGGKRKQKEKELDELKKEVNLDDHKLSLDELGRKYQVDLSRGLTNARAAEILVQDGPNALTPPPTTPEWVKFCRQLFGGFSILLWIGAILCFLAYGIQAAMEDEPSNDNLYLGVVLAAVVIVTGCFSYYQEAKSSKIMDSFKNMVPQQALVIREGEKIQINAENVVVGDLVEVKGGDRVPADMRIISSHGCKVDNSSLTGESEPQTRSPEFTHENPLETRNICFFSTNCVEGTARGIVISTGDRTVMGRIASLASGLEVGRTPIAMEIEHFIRLITGVAVFLGLSFFILSLILGYTWLEAVIFLIGIIVANVPEGLLATVTVCLTLTAKRMARKNCLVKNLEAVETLGSTSTICSDKTGTLTQNRMTVAHMWFDNQIHEADTTEDQSGATFDKRSPTWAALARIAGLCNRAVFKPGQENISISKRDTAGDASESALLKCIQLSCGSVKKMRDKNPKVTEIPFNSTNKYQLSIHEREEDPQGYLLVMKGAPERILDRCSRILLQGQEVPLDQEMREAFQNAYLELGGLGERVLGFCHLYLPPDKFPRGFRFDADDVNFPTDNLCFVGLMSMIDPPRAAVPDAVGKCRSAGIKVIMVTGDHPITAKAIAKGVGIISEGNETVEDIAARLNIPVSQVNPREAKACVVHGSDLKDMTSEQLDEILKNHTEIVFARTSPQQKLIIVEGCQRQGAIVAVTGDGVNDSPALKKADIGIAMGIAGSDVSKQAADMILLDDNFASIVTGVEEGRLIFDNLKKSIAYTLTSNIPEITPFLLFIIANIPLPLGTVTILCIDLGTDMVPAISLAYEAAESDIMKRQPRNPRTDKLVNERLISMAYGQIGMIQALGGFFTYFVILAENGFLPGTLVGIRLAWDDRSTNDLEDSYGQEWTYEQRKVVEFTCHTAFFASIVVVQWADLIICKTRRNSVFQQGMKNKILIFGLLEETALAAFLSYCPGMGVALRMYPLKVTWWFCAFPYSLLIFAYDEVRKLILRRYPGGWVEKETYY